CATAATTGAAGATGCAAAAGCTTCGGCGCTTCCAGGCCTTAATCCCCTGAGCTTGGTAATCTGGGGTTTTATCATATAATTCGGATTTACCTTAAACATTATTTCTGCTGTGGTAACAGATGCTATGGCATATGGGCCGCTGCATACCGCCTCTTCGGGTTTTGGCTTATATGTCAGTACATCCTTGTTTATTTCATCGAGTTTTTTTTGCCCATCCGTTGTGAATTTATAATATCCTGTGGCAGCATTTATTTCTCTGCCGTTCAATGCCACGTCTTTCTTCCGGTCTGCCCATTTTCCATAGATCTTTGCAGGTGTCGCAACCGGAAGATTAAATGTAACATTTAATACCATAGGCGTATTGGTTACATATGAAATTTTAACAGTCAATTCATCCACTTTTTCCAAACTCTTGATATAAGTCCATACAGAGCTTCTGCCCACATTCATGTAAAAATGAGCCATAATATCATCTGCCGTCAGCTGGCTTCCATCGCTCCATTTTAAACCTTTTTTCAGCGTCATGGTCAAGACTTTATCCTTGAATTCATATTTTTCAAGCAGTTCTGTCTTGAATTTTCTTTCGGGAAATGGAGAATAATTGGCCAGATAGCCGTACATAAAAGGTTGTATCGACCAGTTAATGCCTGATGTATCATCTAAAGGATTCCCATTGAAAGCCGGCGGCGGTGCGCAGTCTATCAATGTCGTCAGAACTTTGGTGCTGTCTGCCTTGGCAGGTTTGCTTAATCTGAATACATTGCCCGTATTTGATTTCTGCTTCCCGTTGTTTGTCGATTGTTTCGTGCATCCAAACATACTTGCAAGCATTATTAAGGATAATGTAACCACAGCTAGCCTTATAGCTAGTTTTCTCATGAATAAACCACTCCCTTTTATAATATTCTTATATCAAGGCTATTGCATAAATAGCCTTATATACTTTACAAAACCTTGAATCCCCTGTTTATATGGATTATTGAATTTCTCCCTGCTGGTTATTATTCCTTTAAAAACTTAAGCGCTATATAAGCTCCCGATACGACGATCAAATTGATTATTATGACTATCGCGTATACGACTCTTACAACTTCATTCTTTTGTGAGATTAGAAAGCAAAAAACTGAAATCAGCAAAATAGTTATGGAAATTATTGCTATATACTTAATAAAACTTTTTATCAAAGGTATATCCACCATGAATTTTCCGGTTTTTTTCTTTTGTCTTGCATTTAGACGTCTTGCATTTAGACGTGATGACATGCTACAAGCCCTCCATCAATAGTTCTCAACTTTGGTTCTTCCCTTTCGCATATTTCTGAGCACAGCGGGCATCTTGGATGAAATTTGCATCCTGTCGGCTGGTTTACGATATCAGGCATATCGAGAGATCTTAATGGCAATTCGGCCGAATAATCTCGCCTGTGGTCGGGATCCGCTTCCGGAACTGCAGCAAGCAACGCTTTGAAATAAGGATGCCGTGGATTTTCAATAGCCTTCTGAATCTGATTGCATTCCACCATCCGTCCTAAATACATCACCACTATCCTCCCGTTATTTGCTATGTATCTTGCGGTTCCTAAATCATGGGTAATATAAACAAAGGAAATATTATGCTTTTTATTCATCCTTGACATTAAGTCAAGCAGGGCTATCCTCAGGGATACATCTACCATTGAAACAGGCTCATCAGCTACAATCAGCCTGGGCTTCACCGATAACGCCCTGGCCAGGAGAATCCTCTGTCTCTGGCCGCCACTCAGTTGATGCGGATATTTTTCCAGGAACTGTTCCGGAGGATTTAGTCCTACCTCATTAAAAAAACCGTTTAAAATATCCAGTGCCTGACTTTTGTTTTTTGCTATACGGTTCTGCAAAAGCGGTAGGGATAACGATTGAAATATTGTCCTGTTTGGATTCAGGGCGGCATAAGAATCCTGATGGACCATCTGCACCCCCAGCCTGTAGTCTTTATACTCCCGCCCTTTAAGCTCTTTTACGTTTTTTCCTTTATATAAAACTTCCCCCTCGGTCGGCTCGTATATGCCTACAATCACCTTTCCCAGCGTAGTTTTGCCGCAGCCGCTTTCACCCACAACGGCTATTATTTCGCCCTCCCCGATGCTCAGGTTGAAATCGACAACAGCCCTAATCTTTTCCATTTTGTTTACTCTATTTTCAAACGACATGCCTATATTTTTGATTTCCATAACATTCACAGCTTAAGCACCTCTCTCCACAAATAGCACCTTGAATACCAACCTTCTTTTACGGGATACAACTTATCTGTTCTTTCCTTATCTCCCTGACACCGACCGCTAATATAAAACATGCATCTCTCCGAAAATCTGCATCTATCAGGAAGGTTTAAAAGGTCTGGCGGATACCCCGATATGGCCTTTCGCTTGCTTATATCATCGTGCAGTGATGGAACAGCATGCATCAATCCATAGGTATACGGATGAGATGGATTTTTAAAAACATCCTCAACATCCCCGCACTCCACCACCTGTCCTGCGTACATGACTCCTATTCTGTCCACAATCGAACCGATTATTGAAACATCATGAGTTAAAAATATCATCGTTATGCCGGATTCGTTGTGGATCTTCCTTAAAATATCGATAATATACCACTGGGTGATGACATCGAGAGCCGTAGTAGGTTCATCAAGTATCAGTATTTCAGGGTCAAGAAGAAGGCTTAAAGCTATTATCGCCCTCTGTTTCATTCCTCCGCTTAACTGGTGGGGATAATAATCAAGCACCCTTTCCTCCAGTCTTACCTGCTTCATTATCTTTTTGGCCTTGGAAATTACTTCTTCCCTTTTAATTTTGGAATCATGGGCCCATGCTGTTTCCAGAAAATGATCTTTAATCGTCAGAACTGGATTTAACGCGTTCTGCGCTGCCTGGAATACGGAAGCAAGATGTGTCCACCTGTACTTTGAATATTCTCTTTGGGATAAACTTAAAAGATCAACTGATTCTCCATCCTTTGTGTGGTATATTATCTGACCCTCGGATATCACGCCCGGATTCGCCACAAGATTTAAAATGCCGGAGGCAAATGTACTTTTTCCGCTTCCGCTTTCACCTATTATACCCAATATTTCTCCATCATTTATTGTTATTGAAATTTTGTCGCATGCTCTTAATATTCCATTTTTTACCTTAAAATCAATCGATAAATTTTTAACTTCAATTATAGGTTTCATTTGCATACCCTCCTATGACCTCAATCTCGGGTTTAAAGCTTCGTCTAAACCTGTTGCAAACAGCAAACATCCCAACTGAAACAGAAGAATGCCTATTACAGGCGTCAAAAAGTAGATTGCAGTGCTCGAGCCAAGAAGAGCTCCTGTTTGGGAAAGCGATATTTGTATCATCATGCCCCAATGGTTCCCCTTAAACGGTACAAGCCCAAGTACCATGAGGCCGACACTCGCAATAATGGACCTTTTCATAATGCCTATAAA
The window above is part of the Clostridiales bacterium genome. Proteins encoded here:
- a CDS encoding ABC transporter ATP-binding protein; translated protein: MEIKNIGMSFENRVNKMEKIRAVVDFNLSIGEGEIIAVVGESGCGKTTLGKVIVGIYEPTEGEVLYKGKNVKELKGREYKDYRLGVQMVHQDSYAALNPNRTIFQSLSLPLLQNRIAKNKSQALDILNGFFNEVGLNPPEQFLEKYPHQLSGGQRQRILLARALSVKPRLIVADEPVSMVDVSLRIALLDLMSRMNKKHNISFVYITHDLGTARYIANNGRIVVMYLGRMVECNQIQKAIENPRHPYFKALLAAVPEADPDHRRDYSAELPLRSLDMPDIVNQPTGCKFHPRCPLCSEICEREEPKLRTIDGGLVACHHV
- a CDS encoding ABC transporter ATP-binding protein, whose protein sequence is MKPIIEVKNLSIDFKVKNGILRACDKISITINDGEILGIIGESGSGKSTFASGILNLVANPGVISEGQIIYHTKDGESVDLLSLSQREYSKYRWTHLASVFQAAQNALNPVLTIKDHFLETAWAHDSKIKREEVISKAKKIMKQVRLEERVLDYYPHQLSGGMKQRAIIALSLLLDPEILILDEPTTALDVITQWYIIDILRKIHNESGITMIFLTHDVSIIGSIVDRIGVMYAGQVVECGDVEDVFKNPSHPYTYGLMHAVPSLHDDISKRKAISGYPPDLLNLPDRCRFSERCMFYISGRCQGDKERTDKLYPVKEGWYSRCYLWREVLKL